Part of the Coregonus clupeaformis isolate EN_2021a chromosome 31, ASM2061545v1, whole genome shotgun sequence genome, TAATGTGCCAGTGCCACAGAAATCACCACACACTTTGGCACAGTTTACAGATGGAatactatttattttttatttagtaTTATATTTGAATTTATATTCACTTCCCACATATAGACATgttgccctcagaatagcctaaatacgtcagggcatggactctactacatttacatttacgtcatttagcagacgctcttatccagagcgacttacaaataggtgcattcaccttatagccagtgggatcagcactttacacatttttatttttattttattttttgggggggttggggtaaaggggggggtaggtgtcgaaagcgttccacagggatgctggcccatgttgactctaatgcttaCCACAGTtgtcaggttggctggatgtcttttgggtggtggaccattgttgatacacatgggaaactgttgagtgtgaaaaacccagaatACTAAcgtaccccattcaaaggcacttaaatattttgtcttgcccattcatttttacattaacattttagtcatttagcagacgctcttatccagagcgacgtacagttcgtgagtgcatacattttaatttttcatactggccccccgtgggaatcgaacccacaaccctggcgttgcaaacgccatgctctaccaactgagctacatccctgccggccattccctcccctaccctggacgacgctgggccaattatgcgtcGCCCCATGggcctcccggtcgcggccggctacgacagagcctggattcgaaccactgcgccactcaagagACCTCGACCTcgattcaccctctgaattgcacacatacataatccatgtctcaatgcttaaaaatccttctttaacctgtgtcttctccccttcatctacactgatttgaagtggctTTAGAAAGTGACATccaacaagggatcatagctttcacctggattcacctggtcagtctgtcatggaaagagcaggtgttcataatgttttgtacactcagtgtatatttcctctgtctctccccagcACCTGTTCCTGACCTTCCCCAGGATCGTGTTCATGCTGGGCTTCCTGGTCTTCGTCTTCCTGCTCCTGGCGGGCTACGCCTTGTTCCACTCCTACCTAGCCCTGGTCAACCAGACCTCCAACGAGTGGTACAAGGGACGAGGGAACATCTGCCAGCACTGCCACCCCTCACCTGACCACCTCTGTGGTCCGCCAGCCTCTGACCAGTCCAAAAGGTGGTTCTATAGTAGAGGGGTGCTTAGAAACCTGGGAGAGATATTTTTCCCTCTCCGTCCCGTGCAGAAAAAAGACAATTGAGTTTGACAGAGGCAGTTTATAGGCCCACTAGCTACAGTACGGAATGTTTgtcatttttatttttgtaaGATATTGTTGTGGGTTTTGGTGGATTTTaaccatatttttctaactggcAATAAAGCTTCTGTTTACACCTTTTCCCTGATGTCTGTTCCTTGAGATTAATTTGCAGATGGTCTATGCCTATCAAGTTTAATTGTGTATTAGAGGAAGTAAGGATGCATCATCATATTATCATGCTTACAAGTAATTCATTTTCATTTAATGCTTGCAGTGTATACAAAGAAAAATGCATATGGAGCTGTGCTCACTGCTTGCACAACATACCCAGCCATCACAATGTCTTGAGACATCTTGATATGTCTTAAGACATAAATGAAGACGTTTAGAGACCTGTCTTAGAAAATGATGTCTTTAAGACAATCTATAGACGTGACTTGGAAATACCAATGTCTTAAGACATTTTATTTGTTTATGTTTTATTAGTTCTAAATACTAATCACTCACTCTAGAACTCTCATGCACATCAAATCTCATGCAGTACACAAATTGTACTGCACACCAAATCAAAGTAATCTAGATTTATTGAACAAAATAACAGATTCAGATTCAACAAAATAACTTTTGGTGAAGGTGGTATAGAGTTCCAAACAACTCCTATCTTCTAGTCTTTACAGCCAGCTAGTCATCTCTTGTTTGGGGATCTCAGAGCTGCTCTTGCTTAATCTGCAGGAAAATAAAATGTAGTTATGTATCATATCATAAATACAGCAACCTCAATAACAATACTACCTCTACCCTGCTATTTTCTTGTACCTTAATTATGAGTAGCTCACCTAAAGCCCAACCATACATGAGGACTTAATGTTTAACACCAGAAAGGACCCCCGCTTTATTCTATGTCCAGTCTGAAAATAGAATGAATCAGAATTAATGTATCCTCTATTAAATAAAACTGCACAGAAAAGATGAGAATTGCAGCCAGCTGTTAGAGTAGATCAACTTTATGTCTCAACATGTCTTGAAACATCTTAATATAATCGGATGGTGATGGCTAAACTATCATCGGGGTTGAGACATTTGACATGATCCCTTCCCCTCTTTCTGATCCCACATGGACACCATGGGCAACTGAAAAAAAGTAACAACATGCATTTCAGagatttaactagctagctagctacattgttttttttatttgtatttgtttactaTAATTGCTATGCTAGCTAATGATAGCTAACCACAGTCAGCATAATATCACATTTGGTAGTGCTAAAACAAGATGTCATTAACATATTTCTTCATATGGACTAAATATTGTTTTTGCTGAACATACATTACATATTGAAATACTTTGCTTGCTTACCTCAAGTTGAAAAAACAGTTTGTAAATCCTCCAGGTCATTTTTGAGTCTTGCATCAACTGTCAGTTGACTGAAGAATGACCCATGAATTTGAAATGTTCAACATTCCAAAATAAAAATGTCTCAAGACATAACACTATTTTACATTAGTCTCTCATGATATGTGTCTCAAGACATCTTCAAAATGTGTCTTAAGACATCTCAATTGCATGTCTCAAGACAAAGGTGATGGGTGGGTATCAGTggtggctcctcagaggaggaagcggaggaccatcctcctcagtgaatttcataaaaatctaaatggtaaaacattgaaaaactatactaaatatattcattcacgtcaccaaataattgattaaaatacaatgttttgcaaagaaggtgtacagtagcctcaacagcactctgtagggtagcacaatggtgtaggctgaggacagctagcttccgtcctcttggtacattgacttcaatacaaaacctaggaggctcttggttctcacccctttccatagacttacacagtaattatgacaacttccggaggacatcctccaacctatcagagctcttgcagcatgaactgacatgttgtccacccaatcaaaggatcagaaaatgaatctagtactgaaagcataagctacagctagctagcactgctcAAACAccaggctcaaacagagggatgctatgttagctagctggctatgactatccaacacaacactggaactcttccaagtcaaggtaagcttttggttttattaatttattgccaccggggcccgccggtctaactgcttactgactatacactgtaacattactgcatgattgtagcgggtttactaacgcattagttctattagctatgttgactaggatgttactttagctaatatggggacaacgatgtaggctgtgtgtagcggttatgacatggtttggaaaggttttttcacctggtcacatacagctgatgtgttgttcattgaagtccacaaacgaagggaaaaggtgagaggaggagagtgcatagaggctagaatgaatacaacgtggctgctacatgtgaaagtgaactgtgtttattcATGcttaggggtgtattcattccgccgattctgttgaaaaacctttcttaaacggaagcaaacgaaacggggataaaaatacctgaatttgtccaatagaaactcttgtttgcagctgttggactaatgattacaccctagataagctagatgcaggcaagagtgcaaggcagtattgaatgtggcactgtctgtccatgtgtcactgtctgtcatctcaaatgtttctcttgacctgtgtgcacctacgttgtaaactttcattcataggctaggttgtagtaacctcatgatgggtatagggaaaatttgagaatcatgtagtagcttaaacctatcgatgttacattgaactgggtgaatggaatatgaatgacagtcatccaacatgctgtaatagaaataaggccatgctcatgaaaaaaaaatgtgttcttcctcatcataaacggcactgaccgccactggtggGTATGAAGTTGATCTGCAAGGAACCTAGGTTGAAGATGGAAAGGTTAAGACAATGAAGTAATTCCATGCTGAAGCatttgaaaataaacaaattaatgGGACCAGTTCCATTCATAACTTCTAGCGCCGTTGCTAAGTAGCAACGCTGTCCCATGAATTGCAACGAGTTATGGGATATTAGAATACGCTTGTCTTaaggtgcgttcgtaaattcactctggaatGCCAGAGTGTGCTCAGGTAATTTCAAGATTcacgttttaatgtcacatgtacaagtacagtgaaatgcctttcttgcaaactcataacccaacaatgcaataattaATAACAATTAATAACAATGAGTTCGCAAATTCAGAGGGTTGTCAGATTGTCAGTTAGTAAATTCAGAACATTTAGCTattggagcgttcagagcgcacgcTGGACCCTCTGGATGAGGAGAAGgattgatccgagcgttctgacctcacaacggcagtcaagcacccaagctaactggctaaagttggctagcttgctagctgttTGGATGTTAAATGACGAGACAGTcattgatgcgagtaaccagtcttgttcTTCAGCACATTGTAATTAATCCGGGTATATCAAGCACACCGGTAAAAACACTGGTGTtgcagtaattaacatttaccaacagatgaCATCAACGTACcactagctacttccagacacaaattagagaacacctcactctgaccattttactcgccctagcagagctggttaagcTGTTTTTAAGTTATCTAGAGatttggtgactgtaactgtgccgCTGGCAACTATTTAATAACGTTTTTTTGCtgacatttactgacaccggtcatattcaatgggtgttgcgCGTTCGTAAATGCATCAGTTATTCAGCGCTCTGGCACACAGAggcgagtgctctgaaatcgtacagccaaatttacgaacgcacccttaaCCTGTATATTTTGAACCTAGAAAGGAAACCGGAAGAGGGCACATGGATGATCGTatcaccacagatagaacaatgagacggatatttcaccggatgtataaatgtgaagcatccgcttggcgtttccactcactaccaaatatgatAGTAAGAGGAGgcccactggccggcagtgggagaagatggaacgagatggattttcgcccacattctgcacattttctcaccgataaaacatttgatctcaatacagttttctgttcccaaaactacaatatgttctgaacaaagtggactaagttttgtagactttaccctttgcaaaaataaaaataaatcgcgttgtttagaaggagtgcaaaggtgaattgagttattgcacactcGCACTTCACAGAGGtggcgttccctaacagaaatatgcagatgtatgctagaacgcgccaattggatctcgctagctcgtgcttggctccgcccacctccttgcttgttctgcccactatgactcatttgttcccattagaaacgacaggctgtggtctatcttggtttggTTATACAATTATTCGGTGTCACTTTAAACCGGTGAGGAGGTGTTTTACAGTATGTATTTGATGCAATGATAGAAGGTCAGGAAACGCTTAGCTAAACTGCACGAAACTTCGCAATAAATCATTATTGAAGACACCAAATGATTCAACTGCAAGATTAAACGAAATAGTACTCTTGCTTAAAGTGAATGCCATATTTATTCGGGGAGATTGTTCTCGTACATTTTGCGCTAAACATCGTGGCTAGTCAGCAAGCAAGTGGTAGCCAACAGTAGCTAGCCTACAGTAGCTAACCAATTATTTTTGGACACTGACTGATCGAGGAACAAGAGGTACCGGTAGCTGACAGCACGCACACGTTTTCCCAATGGCTGTGTCAAAATGCACCAGGCTGAACGGTCCCTTGATAAAGCAAATGTTCGATTCTGTGGACAGTGTCCTCTTCGACTGTGATGGTGTCATCTGGCGAGGGGATCAGACCATCCCTGGCGCCCCTGACGTTATCAACCTGCTCAAGAAGAATGGAAAAAACGTGTTTTTCGTCACCAACAACAGCACTAAAACTAGAAAGATGTATGCAGACAAACTGGCATTGATGGGATTCAACGCAACTGAGGATGAGGTGTTTGGAACGGCGTACTGCTCAGCAATGTATCTAAAACATGTATCCAAACTACAGGGCAAAGTGTATCTCATAGGAAGCAATGCAATGAGGCAGGAACTAGAAAAGGTTGGGATCCAGCAGACAGGTGTGGGGCCTGATCCAATATCAGGTGTCCAGATCGATTGGGCAAACGTGCCCCTGGACCCTGAGGTGAAGGCTGTGGTTGTTGGGTTTGATGAGCACTTCAGTTACATGAAACTGAACAGAGCCCTGCAGTACCTTAACAACCCTGACTGTCTACTGGTGGGAACCAACACTGACACCAGACTGCCCCTGGAAGGAGGCAAAGCTGTCCCAGGTAAGGAGGATGTTGTCTGTGCAGAGACAACAGCTGGAGTTTGAACCAACAAGACTGTGGTTACTGTACATGGAATGCGCACCATCTATGCCACAACGGGCCAGACCTTTGTGGCAGAGTCCGTAGTGCTCACATACAGGGAGGCTACATGAGTGCTGTGTTGATGATCTGTAGTAGCTTACAGCGAGCCAGTGTGATGTGATAACATGAGGGGTTTTCCACTGCCCCAAGTCAGATCTTTCATATCTGTTACTGTATGTTCAAGCATGTGTCAACAACGCTGAATGTctacccctcttctctctgtctccaccagGGACAGGCTGTATCCTGAAGGCTGTGGAGACCGcagcccaacgccaggcccagaCGGTGGGAAAGCCCAACCACTTCATGTACGACTGTGTGGCCAGCCAGTTCGGCCTGGACCGCGCCCGCTGCCTTATGGTGGGGGACCGGCTGGACACGGACATCCTGCTGGGGTCCAACTGTGGCCTGAAGACCCTGCTGACCCTGACCGGGGTGTCCACTGTGGCCGACGCTGAGGCCCATCAGGAGAGTGGCTGTCCAAAACGCCTTGGGATGGTGCCTGACTACTACGTAGAGAGTATTGCAGAGCTCCTGCCTGCTCTACAAGGATAACCAATCAGGGCGTGGAAAAGAAAAATAGGtttttatctcaatgagactTCAGCCTTGATAGATGATAATTAAATTAATATTGATTAATTATAGAAGACCGTTAAGGACTGTGTGCGTCTGAAAACCCAGGCTTGTTTCCAGGTTACGGATGTGAAAATTCAGGAAGGTGCAGAGAATTAATCAACTGCTCCGATAATACTAAGACTGCAGCAAAACAAACCTATATTAAAGTTATTTTAACTACAGTATGCTATGGCTGAATAGATATTCAAGATTTACAGCAGGTGTAGCCGActcctcctggagagctactgggtgtgcaagCCTTTGTTCCAGCCCTGCTGTAATGCACCACGTAGATTCAGCAGCAAAAAAGGAAACAAATcacagggctggaacaaaagcctgcccagtacacccagtagctctccaggacgaGGGTAAGCCACTCCTGTTTTCCAGTGTTGATAAATTATTTAGATTCAAATTAGTTGTTCAGGAAATGGTAGAGAAAAGTATATGTGTTGTGTGTGGGTTAAAAGGATGAAGGCCTATGCAAGGCCTGTATTCTTTGCTCAATATCCCTCTGTAGCAATGATCTCAAACACAGTCAGAGGAAATGTGTACACACTCCTTTTGGGTATTTCCCTTATCTGTGTGCATACATTTGAAATCACATGGCACTCAATATTTAT contains:
- the LOC121547502 gene encoding glycerol-3-phosphate phosphatase codes for the protein MAVSKCTRLNGPLIKQMFDSVDSVLFDCDGVIWRGDQTIPGAPDVINLLKKNGKNVFFVTNNSTKTRKMYADKLALMGFNATEDEVFGTAYCSAMYLKHVSKLQGKVYLIGSNAMRQELEKVGIQQTGVGPDPISGVQIDWANVPLDPEVKAVVVGFDEHFSYMKLNRALQYLNNPDCLLVGTNTDTRLPLEGGKAVPGTGCILKAVETAAQRQAQTVGKPNHFMYDCVASQFGLDRARCLMVGDRLDTDILLGSNCGLKTLLTLTGVSTVADAEAHQESGCPKRLGMVPDYYVESIAELLPALQG